The DNA sequence GGGACGGGCAGGCTCGCGCTCCGTGATGGGGTTTGTACACGGAGAGGCCAGCACCTTTAATCTGTTTATACCTGCTTTAGATGGTTCCACTCTCAGCCAGGTGTTGATTAAACTGATacatttctttgtctctctctctctctttctctccctttctctctctctctctctctctctctctctctctgcccctctcactGTTTTCGCTCTGTCTGTCACTGCGTCCCCTCGCTGTCCCTGGCTTTCTCTAACTTTAGAGTACTTGCAGAGAATGGAGACTGAAGAGGCCCAGGAAATGTCCCAGATGCCAGGTGAGGTTTGTCACATGACCACATGACACACTTAACCCCGCAGAGAGGTGTAGTTGGCCGTAGCACTGGAGGATAGctttcagacacagacaggggagagaTGAACAACCAAAGGCAGCGATGTATGCAACaacatgttgatgttgttggaaAAACTCTTTCTCTTTAAATGGTATTTTATCTCAGTGATAGGGGTGTTGTGATGAACCAGTATTGATTATAGCTGTgatatttaaaaatgaaatgatTATATCATGACTGTAGCAGTACACATATTGAGGTTAGTACGGGGCGTTATAATTATGTAGTGAAAATCTGATATTGCAACAGCCTGACCCAGAGGTTTCCCAGGGAAATCCCAGAGAAAGAATGTTTGCATATTAAAAAGAAACGTTCTCtgaagcaaacaaaacaaatgtgtgtttgattttatttaaaaatatatataaaatattgtTATAACCCAGATAGAATGCTCAAGTGATAAGGGTTATAGACCACAGAGGCAATATGAGATGAAACCGTATAGCTGAGCTGACACCTACAGCATCTCTAGACCATCAGTGCACATTGAAATTGTGCTGTCAAGTCATGGCTCAAGAACTTCCACATGGCATTGTGCAATAAGCACTTCTGGTAGTTTTCCTGGAAGAGGAGAATGTGTGCTACATGGAAAAGTGCTGCAGTTCTGTACAGGGGTTAAAAGGAAAGATGAATCtacagttttttctttgtttgtcgAATCGACATAGATGACAcaagtatttgtatttttgtatttttggtgtgtgtgtgtttgtggggatgTGCTCCAGTAGTTCTGACAATTTTTTGCAAGGCACACATCTGCATGCCCACCGTTTCTTGTGAGATGGTGAAACTCTGATGAATTGTTCTCTGGTCCAGAGAGTGATGTCAGTATGACTGCCGGTCCTTTCTCAGGCCAGGACAGTCCCCTAGCCAATGAGGCATCGGAGGAGATGGACGAGGCTATGCCGGTGCCAGAGGACCTGTCTGCCACCTCTGGCCTTCAGCAGAACAACAGGACCGACAACAAAGGCTTGGGTGAGTTTTGTCAAGTCAGATGGACAGTCTGTTATAGAATCGCTAATAGCCTCTAACCATTCTAGAATGCCTTTATTGAATACATTAGAAATCCCATTTCAATGAACTGTATATTAGCTTGCTGTTGAACTAGTACAGGCCATGTATGTGTAAAAAGGACATGCCCATATCTAGCTCAAGAGAAGTTCTCTCCATTACAAGTACGTTGAACTGAACGTTCACCTCTCTAGTTAACGGCAATAACGTTTCTGAATTTCACCTGAATTAAAAGTGTTTAGTTGTGTAGTGCCATTGCTGTAATTGACAGCCTCTCCATCCATTAGCATTCCACTCAGTGATCATTTCCAGTAGAGGGCTGATTGTTTTTGAGTTGTTGTCCAGTCATATCATTAGGAGTCCTATTTGCTTTCCATAAAGCATAACAGTCCACAGAATTGGGGTTGGCTTAGCATGCTTCCAAATAAGGTCATGTCTTGCCAGTAATAAGGACAGGCCACAACAGTGTATATGCGATCTTCTTGTATTACTATTCATCATCAAAGTCCTGGAGGCTTTCTTGACTGAAAAGATaaaaaccttaaaaaaaaaatcaaacaaaatgtcAGAGGAAACTGAAATAGGATGTGCAAGAGTTTCCTAAGAAGAACTTGCCAGAGCTCAGATAGTTTCAACACCCAGGCAGGGAGATAATGCGCTCAGGAACAGAGTCAggcatcactacacacacacacacacacacacacacacacacacacacacacacacacacacacacacacggtgcaccTGCACATGTGCCTGTGCTTTCACTTCAACTGCTGTGCTTTTTACAGACACTTCAAAAACTGTACAGGAGCCTTACATAAGGATCTGGAACCTTTGTCACTGTGGCATTACGTTTGGCATCCGGTGCCCCGCTAAATTCTGCTCCAACTGTCACAATAACTATAAACATTTGATCGTTCTGTTAGACAGACCCCACTTACTAAGTCTGGTATCGCACTCCTCCAAAAGTGACACGAGTCGAGTCTAACAATTACTCATTTCCAGAGTGGGGACTACTGGTTTCATAACTATCATTATGACTCACACTATCCCACTCAAAAATGACAGCAACAGCATATCTAAGATATGTCAACAGGAATGCGTCTAACGAAAAGGGAACATTTGGGCATTCATGTAAAAATGTAATCATAGTATTATTGTTTTGTGGAAAGATGGAGACAACATAGTAAACTTTTATGGAATATTGGCAGAGACATAGAGCTCAGGTACCCATGCCTAACCCGAAgcatatctaaaaaaaaaacatcttctcCAAATAACCTTGTAGTGGAAACCCCAACATTTTGTGGAAGAGATTctatgtgctgtttgtgtgaatgtgcatgcacCCTAgtagtgtatgcatgtgagtgtgtgtgtgtttgtgtgtgtgtgtgtgtgtgtgtgtgtgtgtgtgtgtgtgtgtgtgtgtgtgtgtgtgtgtgtgtgtgtgtgtgtgtgtgtgtatttgtgtgtgtgtgtgtgtgtgctaacagcCTTCCCTTCTTGATCTGATCAGTCACTGTTTGAGGATGTGACTGTTCTATCTCtgcagcacttttttttttttgatagaccaaaaaaaaaacagcagcagcagcagcagcagctctatGGAGGGAGAGTTATCTTTCAGGATCACCCTGCGTGGCCCTCAAATGCAAGGCGCTAACAGGAATCCGCATGTGGCACTTTTGGAGGCGTACTGCAGCCTGAGGAGTCACAGACCTCAAAAACTAAAAGAGAGCACTTGATCTTTCTCAGAGGGGCGGCGTGACGTATGTGTCTGCGCTACGCAACTCCACAGTGCAACCGTGAAACACGCTACGCTACGTACACGCTAGGCCTGTTATTCACCTCCCCCAGTGATGCTCAACCATTTGGTAGAGCGTGTCATGTATTAttcaatcattaaaaaaaatacttttttctGAACACAAAAATTTTTGACCCGCATCTGTGACAATTGGTTAGCGTATGAAACACATAAAATAATGCTGCATGGCAGTGTCAATACTGGTTCAAGAGGTGGGCAAGAGGATTTTCCCTTGTGTTTGTTCACTTGGCTTTGACCCCTTAAAGAGTCTCATCCGGCTTTGAGTCCCTGGTGTGGTGACTCATGACAGCCTTACTACTCATAGGAGTTTTACTGCTACTATTCTGTGGGGCTGTTTCAGATAGTAGCTCTTCTCTTGACTCTGAGGTTCCTGAAATGAAAAAACAAGGCTGGGTCCTTTTTGGTGTTCCTTATCAGTGTGTGGACaaatgtgtgcacgcacgcacacacatcacacacacatcacacacacacacacacacacacacacacacacacacacgcacaaaacttATGTATATGCATGCGTGTATCATTTTTTGCGCCTTCCTGGCGTGTATATGCATGCGCCTCCACAGCTCTCTCACCAGGCTATTTTCAGAGGCATCGAGAGTACCAGAGCTTTGACACAAACCCCCACACTCTTTTAACTTCCCCACCAAACCATCGCCGCTGACTTCAGAAGTTCAAACGTCAGCGCGCCCTCTGCCAACCTAAGTGTTGTGACCCTCTTTATTAGCCTAACCAAAGTGACAAACTCATTGTGACGAACCCGTTGTTTCCAGGTCATTGTATCCACACGAAGCAGTCACTTGAAGTCACATGGTGTGTTCAGATAGTGCTGTTAGCCCGTGCTCTTTGTTTGTCCTTCCTTGTGGGTTTTGACACTAGCTTCCCAAAATGGGTAAATTAGGATGTGTGACAAGCGTTATGTAAAGTAAAAGCCCTTCTTCTCATTCCCGTTTTAGTCATAACTTCCCCATATCCCTGGGAGACTGCAGCACAGCAGATCCAGTTCCCCCTGTCTGACCCAGGTTAGGACAGCCCATAGGCCTTACTGTTGCAACACGTATACTGGAATACTAGGGTTGGTTCATGTGTgtggcctctctctcactctctctctctctctctcgctctctgtgtgtatgtatttgtgtgtgtgtgtgtgtgtgtgtgtgtatgtgtgtgtgtgtgtgtgtgtgtgtgtgtgtgtgtgtgtgtgtgtgtgtgtgtgtgtgtgtgtgtgtgtgtgtgtatgtgtgtgcgtgtgtgtgtgtgtgtgtgtgtgtgtgtgtgtgtgtgtgtgtgtgtgtgtgttttattgtgtatGAGAAAAGACCATCAAAACTCCTTGAAAAGATCCAGAACTTTCCGTAAATCCTCCATTAGTGACACACGCCGGTGTAGCCTACTCTGAAATGACCCTGTGAGAAAGAGCCGGCGTCCTCAACAGTTGTGGGTGTCATGTGCGCATATAGGGCATCAAACGTGACAAAATGTCCGACTATATGGATGGCTGAGTTTGCGGCACGTCCTCTCTTCATGATGGAGGACACGTACTGTACGGCTTGACATGTTTCAGTCTCTCACGGCACTGTGGTTTCGGGTTCTCCATCCTGCTGGGATGAGCTGAGTCTCTCTAGCACTCATGATGATCACGCTGTCATGTTGGACTGAGCGTTTGTTCTGGTACTTTCCGGTGACCACAATCTACAAAGGTATCTGAAGTGTTTGTGAGATATCCACACTACATTGAAATCCATTCGGTTCGAGAATGGTGTTATAGTCAACAGAGGTGAAGGCTAAATTATAAATAGCCTACCAAATGTGTTTAAAACgttgtcatttatttatttatttatttgattatttatttgtGGTACACAGGCTCAAAAGAGCAGCGTTTCAGTTACCCAGCTTCACAATTCCCTGTGTGTGCTTCCCTTTCTGTCACTTCTCCATAATTCTTGGCTTTTTTTCGGTTGGGCAGGCTATGTTGCTAAAGCTTCCCCTTTTCCTTCAGATTCCTATATTTCATTATTTCCACTTCTTCCTCTTAGCTTGAACAAACAGAGGTGGCTTTGGCATGGGGAAATCGGGCTACCACCATGACATGCAAACCACACCACCTTTTGTGTGGATGCCATGCCCATGAGAAATGTCCCCCTCTACAAAGACCATAAAAGCCTTACATAAGAAGTTCAGAGTAGTTTGGGCATACTGGTCTTTCACCACACAGCTTCCCATTTCTGTTGAGCACTCAACTCATCAGATAATTGGATAATTGCTAAGTTTCTTACTGCTCAGATACAACTCTGTAGACTCAGCTGTGAACCCCCTCGGTGTTTTTGTGTCGTCCTAGTGGAACAGCATTGTGTCTTTACGCCACGGACAGAGTGTTGTTATCATTTTGTCTTGGTGTTTTTTATGAACtcttgtctgtctatctgtgtgtgtatgtgtatgtgtgtgtgtgtgtttgagtatttaCCATGGTTTGTTGGTCTGGTGTTCACCGCAGCAGTCCTCAGTTTCACAGTGCTTCCTGTGTCTCTGTTTCCTGTTTATCTTGCTATCGTTtgtttcacagaagagagatGTATGAGAGAGATGAATGTCATTATCCCTTAGTAAGGCAGTGTCAAACAGGGAAATGTGATATTAGTTGTGTACTGTTTGGAATCAATGTTTAATCACAGTACCAGATCAGCTTGGcaaattcattattttgttgaaaatgtaaacattttacATACATTACTTACCTTCGTGTATAGTGACCTTTTGCCCTGCAAGTTCATGTCTGGAGGTCTTAGCGCTGTTGCCTAAATTGAAAGTAGCTTAGCCAAGAACGATGATCTAAATTATTCTTGCACTACCTCGTCATCTTTTGGTCCCAGGAGTTTGCCTTATGGTAACATTTGATATTTGATATATAAGTAGAGCCAAAGACCTTTGCTGCTTTAATTACTGACTAAATGTAGTCACACTATCAACCATTTTCTACTGCTTATGAAAATAACTTATGTCACTTTACTTAAATGGAAACCTGGTGATGCACAGAGGAAGAGTTTGTAGTTCAAAGAACTAGAGCATTCTAACCATAAGCTAACAAATATGATGCAAGCGGCTCTCTATGTTTGTGGAATATAGGCACAAAGAAAGCTTTTACACAGACTCTTTTAGATTCAGGTTACTATTTTGAATTTGTTTCCTGTATGAATTGTATAtcctacaaaacacacacatcagaaacaGGTATGCTTTAGTCTTAAAACGAAGACTCAATACGCTTTTTGTGACAGAAGCAAGCTTGTGTAGTACATGTTAGTACATGTTAGTTATTGTCCCCTATGGGCATGTTCCCATGTTGGACACATGCTCCCCAGTCCTGCTGCATGAGTGAGGTGGAGAAGGCACTGCAGAGCATGCCGGTGTACTAAACAGTGGCCCACTGCTCTCTTTTTCCAGCCTGCAATATTAAAGTTGAGGCTCGGAGTGACGAGGAGAATGGGATGGCCTGTGAGGCGAatggcgaggaggaggaggaggaggaggaggaaggggcggAAGACTTGCGCGTGCTGGATGCCTCGGGCGCCAAAGTGAACGGCACCCACGCCGGGCACGACAGCAAAGCGGCCTACTCGGCGGCCGGCGGCATCCGCCTCCCCAACGGGAAGCTCAAGTGCGATATCTGTGGGATAGTATGCATTGGCCCCAATGTGCTGATGGTGCACAAGCGAAGCCACACTGGTAAGCCCACTTTGCCATTTCCCTTGTCTTCATCCTTCACTGTGCACTGCACCCCTCAGCTGGGCGTTTGCCCTCAGAGACAGCAGGACTGGGCTGCAGTCAGACCTGCCACATGCTATTATATAGCGTCAgggtctctctgctctgctcaccaCGACTGCCTCATCTGCTCAGCAGCGCAATATTATGAGCCAGTGGTTAAGATACTGCGTTATGACAGGAAGGCTGCCTGATTGTGTGAACCTGTGAGGGAGTGAGTTGTGGTCATGATGGAGCATCTGATCATTTCTTAATTTCATATGTTACATCTTCCCCCCTAGTGACAGGCAGCACTGAAGTTGCGTCGTCTGGGCTGAACGTGGTGATGAAATATGTAGCTTTTTTAAACGAGACTGATTCTTTTTTACTGTCATTTAATGCCAGATCGACAGTCATCCAGGAATACATTTTTGTGGTCTTTCTGTTGATTTTCTTTCTAATTTCAAGTCATTAATTCGTTGAAAATAGTTGAAATATAAATCACACAAGAAAATATAAACACATAGGACAAAAACagataacattttaaaataaagtCCAAAACAATATGTGAGCAACAATTAGGATAATGAAACCTCCATAAAACAGCAATTATCACAGCATTTAAGAGTTTCTCTCTTTCAAAATTGATATTCCATTGTAATGAAGTCAAACCATTGGTGGAGAACATTTTTGAAAAAGGCACTTAGCTGTCTCACTTCAGGAGCTAATGAAACTCAAAATGGAAGAAAGGAACGCAGAGctaatgtaaatgcaaaaagaacTTATAATAAAAGATATAATGAAGTGCTTCctttttaaatataaatattcgTTGGTGAGACTGTGCTCCTGAAATGCCTTTTTAATGAGTTTCTTTTTTCTGTAGTTTTGCTGCTTCACTGGTGACTCTTATTTTATAGGGGGCCTTTTGAAGAAAGAACTGTATTAAAACGCTCTCTCAGAATGCCACAACACGCCGAGAGGCTGGATATTGGTTTATTCCAGAGGCGCTGATCAGGAAGACTGGCTCTCAAACACAAAGTGTTTCCTCCGCTTTATTTAAATGAGGTCTGCATTTGCATTGTGATGTGCCGCTCTTAGTTTAGAGccgaagaagaggaaaaaatgaGATTTTCAGATCAAATTGACCCAGGCAGTGGTGCATTACGAAACTGGCAGGCTCAGTTTGAAAGGCTCTTGTTCGATCACGGAGCCAAGCGCTACGGCAGGGCAGGGAGCGCGCGCAGCCTGGGAGAgtgccgctccgctccgctcggaGATCCCGCTGGCGTGTTTGATTGAGTCTCGCTGCGAGCCGCTCCGTCATCGAGGATGTTGCTGCGCGCGGGAGCTGTGTAGGACACTGACCCCACATTCAGCGCATAATGGCGCTACCGATGGGGATTCTTTAGCTCGGCAGGCTTTGTTACATTTGAACGGTTCTTCAGACACTAGTCCTCTATCAGACCATTTATGGCTCGAATTAGGGTTTCAGTAGGGCTGAGTGGTGTTAGTGCCCCATGAAAACAAACTGATATCcctatttgtgtgtgaaatacaaATTGTCCGTGTCTTTGCACACAGTCATCACATATCAGTGTTTACCTTTTTAATTAACCCATACCTGGACAATCAGTCAGCCTGTTTTAGGCAGCACTGATTTACATTTTAATTGCAGATGCTGATTCTATAGCCTAccctctgacaaaaaaaaaaaaaaaaaaaaactgtgatgtTGACTATATGTAGGACATGATGGCGAGGACTGACGAGCGAGCTGCTCTGTGCTTTGTTCCGTGCAGGGGAGCGGCCCTTTCAGTGTAACCAGTGTGGGGCCTCCTTCACTCAGAAGGGCAACCTGCTGCGCCACATCAAGCTCCACTCCGGGGAGAAGCCCTTCAAGTGTCACCTGTGCAACTACGCCTGCCGCCGCCGAGATGCCCTGACCGGCCACCTGCGCACACACTCTGGTGAGTCTCCGCCCTCGGAGCGTCCACCTCTCCTCGATCCGTTGACCCAACAAGTCGTCAGTTAATCATTGGCCTGCAGGACAGATCATGTGGACAGaagagtgcttgtgtgtatacatgtatgtcttTCCTTCTGTGTGAATTGTTTATGAGTGGATTTGTGGCCTCTTTGTCAATTGCCTATATGGGCTTATGAGTCACACTTCTCTACAGGTCAACACCAATACCtttgtttgtaaatgtgtttatCTTTGCACTTCTACACCTAGTTGGAAAACCCCACAAGTGTGCTTACTGTGGGCGGAGCTACAAACAGCGTAGCTCGTTAGAGGAACACAAGGAGAGATGCCACAACTACCTGCAATGCATGGGACTCCAGAACAGCATCTATACAGGTCAGTTCAACCGAGCGTcaagctctctgtctgtctggccgtCTTTTTTCACATGTCTGCACGCATGCAGTAACTCATTCCATCTCATAGAGATGACATGGTTTAAGCTGCATGCTGCAGTGGAGATTTCTTCATGTTTAACATGTACCTCCAGTTGACAGCATTACACATTATATttgtagtatactgtagatacagtatgtgcacatgaCATAGATAATATAATTGATATTTGATAAGGCAGTACCTTTTGTGTATCCTACATGTTTCCACATAGTTATACACAAATGCTTTTCATTGCATCTGGAGTTTGTGTCAGTTTTACACATCTCAAAATGAGTTTATGCATTTCTACAATTTTATACCAAGGACTAACCTTTAGGCAAAACCTTTGTAAGTTTTTTATATGCCATTTATTAAATGGACATATTGGACATAAGTTATTGCACAAAATGGACATCTCAGTTAATATTTAAAATGTCTTCTTTTTGATTGGATGGTTTTGATTGTAAAACCATTGTAGTATGCTGAATACCaattatttaaatatttaagtGTTAAATAATAAGTGTTTATCTTGGAATTAAGCATCAGCTATTTAAAACAATGAGGGCTTGAACATCAGAATTAAAAACAGTAATGCAGATTAGTAGTAGCTTGTGTCTGATCTATATTCATCATCACATCTACACCCACAGGTTCAACTTCAGATTTTACGGCAAGATTCAATTAGTGGCATTGCTCTAATTTTATAGCTGTAATTATATTTAGACTATTCTATCACTGTAGTAATTATAAAAGCAAAATAACATTACCTACACAATATGAAGTTTTTAAATTGGcatgtaaaatataaatatattaggTTCGTTTTTAGAAAGACTTTATAGAGTTAGTATTAAATCCATACTGGTAAATCAAAAAAATGAAACCATAAAACTAAACAATATATTTGTTCACACTTACAAGCTATCACACATACAAGCTATCTGAGCATTTGAGCAGACTTAGACATGAAGCCTAAACATTTCTATGTCTTGCTTTCCAGTAGTAAAGGAAGAAAGCAGCCAGAGTGATCAGAGGGAGGACATAAGCCTGACGGGACGGGAGAGGGCCTTGGTGCTAGACAGGCTAGCTAATAATGTAGCCAAACGAAAGAGCTCTATGCCACAGAAGTTTGTGGGTAAGAGTCTTTTTTTTGTGCCTATACCCTGATAAGGAAATTCTGTATTTGCCAAGCTCAACCTCAAAACCAGATTTCCGATGAGCAGGGTATATATTCAGAAGgcagaaataaaaacattcaatGATAAATGACAATAAGTCATCTGGCAAATTTCAACAAACATGACCTTTATATCTGTCTTTTTTAAATAATGAAAGTGCAGGAGCTGTCTTTGTGTCCGCCACATTGGAGTCCTCATTGGATATATGACATTCATGCATTTCATGCACCGTATGTTCTCTTCAGCACCTAAATGTGGATTTTTAGTTTTACTCTAAAATAAGATGGTGTGCAGTTCAATGGAATGAATTTCAGTGGTATTTCTAAATCCCTCAAACAAGTAAGTCAGACAGGAAGTATAACAGATAAACTCAAAGATAGGGTGCACTAACAgaattgctctctctcccttcctctctctccctccctctctctctttctctctctctttctctctctttctctctcttactctctctctcccttcctctctctctctcttactctctctctctctctctctctctctctctctctctcccttcttctctctctccctctctctctctctctctcttacaggtGAAAAGCGGTTGTCAGACTTGTCATTCGAGGGCAGCGGCGGGGAGCTGATGCAGCCCCACGTGATTGACCAGGCCATCAACAGCGCCATCAGCTACCTGGGGGCCGAGTCGCTGCGGCCGCTGGTGCAGACCTCACCCGGGTCCTCCTCCGACGTGGTGGTCAGCCCCATCTACCAGCTGCACAAGTCCGCGGCCGACGGCGGCGGCCTGTCGGCCAAGGACAGCGCTGCCGAGaacctgctgctgctctccacGTCCAAGCCGGTGTCCGGCGAGAAGGACGGCTCGCCCAGCCCCAGCGGCCAGGACTCCACCGACACCGAGAGCAACAACGAGGACCGGCCGGTCGGcggcgggggaggaggaggcggccccGGGGCGGCCAGCGCCGGCCTCATCTACCTGACCAATCACATGGCCCCGGGGATGCGCAACGGCGGCGCCCTGCCGCTGGTcaaggaggagcagcagcagcggttcGAGGCGCTGCGCGTGGCCGGCGTGGACCTCAGCGTGGCCGTGGGCTCCGAGGGCTTCAAGGTGCTCAGCGGGGAGGGCAAGGAGGTGCGGACGTACTGCTGCGTCCACTGCCGCGTGCTCTTCCTGGACCACGTCATGTACACCATCCACATGGGGTGCCACGGCTTCAGGGACCCGTTCGAGTGCAACCTGTGCGGCTACCACAGCCAGGACCGCTACGAGTTCTCCTCCCACATGACGCGCGGAGAGCACCGATACTaaacgcgcacacatgcacacatgcacacatgcacacatgcacacatgcacacatgcacacatgcacacacacacacacacacacacacacacacacgcacacacacgcacgcacacgtacacacacacatacacatactcacacacgcacacacacgtacacgtacacacacacacacacacacacacacacacacacacacacacacacacacacacgtacacacgcgcacacacatacaccatacacacacgcgcacacacacacacacacacacacacacacacacacacacacacacacacgcccagttAATCCAAGGAACCACTCAaatacttacatacatacataaatcaaATGTGTATTAGAATATAAATACAATATCCAAATATATTGATCCCATCCATCCACTGTCTGCATGTTTGGAAATATGGAAAACAGTAGGGAATAATGTATGTATGTCATATATGTAACACTTTGATGGAAGCTGAAATAATGTATACTTCCTCTACTTTTATAAGATTGGCAAGCAAGAGAACCGTCATTCTGTACTACTATGTTCTTTTCTAAGAATTTTCAGAAAGTGAGCaaatctctctgtatctgtatctgtatctgtatctgttgcTTTACATGtatgttttaatttttttcagtttttttttagcCAGCCTCCTGTTGGGAGGAGTTTGTTGAAAATGGAAGTGAACATACACCATACACTTGACTGTCGGCACAAGGATAAAGATAGTTAAACTATTTATATGTaggtgtattgtttttttttgtttttttttcagtatatTTTGGAGTGTGTATATTTTGGAGTGTTTTATGCCTTTGATCAGACAGGacattgacatgacaagagtgAGATGAAGTGAGTGGGGTCAGGAGATGAGCTGCACGTCAGGCTCAATCccaggtccccgtgggcacttggacctgAAAGTGGTCTGGACGCAGGAGCCACTTGCGCCTCAGTGTGCTTCCTGAGGTATAATGTCTTATGATAACCAGGCACAAGTAATTATAGATCTATACAGTATTATCACAATATACATGTATGCCCACTGCAAACTTGTTTTTCAGTAAactttatacagtacatatatttttattttgtctctttTCAGTAgttattttttgtattatttaagtAGAATACAGACCATACTCTCTTTTTGTAATTTATTTACTCAGTCAAGGATTGTTTAAGTCTGGCAGTGTAATGTAAAGTGATACCAATTCACATGTTTTTAACAAGGTGGTCTGAATTCTTTTTTGTACAAAATGTGATGGTGGCATTACTGAGTGATGTTGGAAGTATAAAGTGTTCTCTgacaataaaaacagaaaaccGTTTACACGATTTAAAGTGGAAACTCGAGTTGTGTTTGTTCTTTTAAAGCAAAGGACAATGAAATGACTATTCAATTGAAATAAAGAGTTACCTGAAACCAAAGACTTGCTGTATTTGCTGTGTATGTTAGACTACACATGTAAAGACAGGAAAATATGTGTATGttgtgatatttaaaaaaaaaaaatgttatattATGTCCGCTCACAAACAATAgattaatgtgaatgtagcaTCTAACTAAACATAGATGCATATTTTCAAAAGGCCAAATATTAAAAATAGCATGCACAACTGTATTAAAACAAAGAATAGTTCAATGTTGTATTGTCATTAAGAATTCCAACACTAACTGCTCAGCAAATCATTTGAGATGTCTGTCAACCCCCAGGGTATCCATCATCTGTCAGGTAAAATAGTTGCAGGATGGCAAATGATTGGCATCCACATTCCCATGTGAAGTAAATAAACAGAAAACTGCAGTGGGGAAACAAGATATGTGCAGAATATATT is a window from the Sardina pilchardus chromosome 18, fSarPil1.1, whole genome shotgun sequence genome containing:
- the ikzf1 gene encoding DNA-binding protein Ikaros isoform X3 codes for the protein MLGWNEEVQWRGEGPRAEFHSAAAALRTSAHGAGESWKSFILQSQGIAEYLQRMETEEAQEMSQMPESDVSMTAGPFSGQDSPLANEASEEMDEAMPVPEDLSATSGLQQNNRTDNKGLACNIKVEARSDEENGMACEANGEEEEEEEEEGAEDLRVLDASGAKVNGTHAGHDSKAAYSAAGGIRLPNGKLKCDICGIVCIGPNVLMVHKRSHTGERPFQCNQCGASFTQKGNLLRHIKLHSGEKPFKCHLCNYACRRRDALTGHLRTHSVGKPHKCAYCGRSYKQRSSLEEHKERCHNYLQCMGLQNSIYTVVKEESSQSDQREDISLTGRERALVLDRLANNVAKRKSSMPQKFVGEKRLSDLSFEGSGGELMQPHVIDQAINSAISYLGAESLRPLVQTSPGSSSDVVVSPIYQLHKSAADGGGLSAKDSAAENLLLLSTSKPVSGEKDGSPSPSGQDSTDTESNNEDRPVGGGGGGGGPGAASAGLIYLTNHMAPGMRNGGALPLVKEEQQQRFEALRVAGVDLSVAVGSEGFKVLSGEGKEVRTYCCVHCRVLFLDHVMYTIHMGCHGFRDPFECNLCGYHSQDRYEFSSHMTRGEHRY
- the ikzf1 gene encoding DNA-binding protein Ikaros isoform X6, yielding MAASDGLLGVSFYWHDTKQCAKGCRFDSLSRIGLWNKSLQNAPFEHRDIAMLGWNEEVQWRGEGPRAEFHSAAAALRTSAHGAGESWKSFILQSQGIAEYLQRMETEEAQEMSQMPGQDSPLANEASEEMDEAMPVPEDLSATSGLQQNNRTDNKGLGERPFQCNQCGASFTQKGNLLRHIKLHSGEKPFKCHLCNYACRRRDALTGHLRTHSVGKPHKCAYCGRSYKQRSSLEEHKERCHNYLQCMGLQNSIYTVKEESSQSDQREDISLTGRERALVLDRLANNVAKRKSSMPQKFVGEKRLSDLSFEGSGGELMQPHVIDQAINSAISYLGAESLRPLVQTSPGSSSDVVVSPIYQLHKSAADGGGLSAKDSAAENLLLLSTSKPVSGEKDGSPSPSGQDSTDTESNNEDRPVGGGGGGGGPGAASAGLIYLTNHMAPGMRNGGALPLVKEEQQQRFEALRVAGVDLSVAVGSEGFKVLSGEGKEVRTYCCVHCRVLFLDHVMYTIHMGCHGFRDPFECNLCGYHSQDRYEFSSHMTRGEHRY
- the ikzf1 gene encoding DNA-binding protein Ikaros isoform X2; the protein is MAASDGLLGVSFYWHDTKQCAKGCRFDSLSRIGLWNKSLQNAPFEHRDIAMLGWNEEVQWRGEGPRAEFHSAAAALRTSAHGAGESWKSFILQSQGIAEYLQRMETEEAQEMSQMPGQDSPLANEASEEMDEAMPVPEDLSATSGLQQNNRTDNKGLACNIKVEARSDEENGMACEANGEEEEEEEEEGAEDLRVLDASGAKVNGTHAGHDSKAAYSAAGGIRLPNGKLKCDICGIVCIGPNVLMVHKRSHTGERPFQCNQCGASFTQKGNLLRHIKLHSGEKPFKCHLCNYACRRRDALTGHLRTHSVGKPHKCAYCGRSYKQRSSLEEHKERCHNYLQCMGLQNSIYTVKEESSQSDQREDISLTGRERALVLDRLANNVAKRKSSMPQKFVGEKRLSDLSFEGSGGELMQPHVIDQAINSAISYLGAESLRPLVQTSPGSSSDVVVSPIYQLHKSAADGGGLSAKDSAAENLLLLSTSKPVSGEKDGSPSPSGQDSTDTESNNEDRPVGGGGGGGGPGAASAGLIYLTNHMAPGMRNGGALPLVKEEQQQRFEALRVAGVDLSVAVGSEGFKVLSGEGKEVRTYCCVHCRVLFLDHVMYTIHMGCHGFRDPFECNLCGYHSQDRYEFSSHMTRGEHRY